Proteins from a genomic interval of Mycolicibacterium grossiae:
- the usfY gene encoding protein UsfY: protein MKGAHRDPIDHARTCQPRAGESFIDTLWLPGLILIGLGTAMIAGFVAATAYGRFDLQLPLGLIAGALVTAGGVLVALEHHRVVRVERQWEADHPRRVA from the coding sequence ATGAAGGGTGCACATCGAGATCCCATCGACCATGCGCGGACCTGCCAACCGCGGGCGGGCGAATCGTTCATCGACACGCTCTGGCTGCCGGGCCTCATCCTGATCGGGCTCGGCACGGCGATGATCGCCGGCTTCGTCGCGGCGACCGCGTACGGACGGTTCGACCTGCAGCTGCCGCTCGGGCTGATCGCCGGTGCGCTGGTCACCGCCGGTGGAGTCCTCGTCGCGCTCGAACACCACCGCGTGGTGCGCGTCGAGCGGCAGTGGGAGGCCGACCACCCGCGCCGGGTGGCCTAG